The following DNA comes from Cellulomonas soli.
CGGCGACCGCGGGGTAGGGGATGGCGAGGACCACGATGTCGCCGTCGATCGTGCCGGGCGTCCCGTGGCCGAGGTAGGTGACGGTGCTGCCGCCGCCGGCGAGGACGCCGCCGATCGCCGTGGCCATGCTGCCGGTGCCGATGATGGTGACGCTGCTCATGGTGCGCTCCTTGGTCCTGTGCGGTGCGGCAGTGGTTTACTTGTCGCTACAACCATACTGCGGACACGACGGCGCCGATGTCAACCCCGGGCACGAACTACGCTCGGTCCGGCACCGCCCGCCGCACGTCCCGACGGGAGCACCGCATGAACGACACCCCAGGCCCCGACGACGCCACCGACCCCGCGCCCCGCTGGCTCACCCCGCACGAGCTGCGCACGTGGGTCCGCCTGGCCGCCGTGGTCGAGCTGCTGCCGGGCGTCCTCGACACGCAGCTGCAACGCGACGCCGAGCTCACGCACTTCGAGTACTTCACGCTCGCGATGCTCTCCGAGGCGCCCGAGCGCACCCTGCGGATGACCGCCCTCGCGAGCCGTACCAACGCCACGCTGCCGCGGCTCTCGCACGTCGTCTCCCGGCTCGAGGCGCGCGGCTTCGTCCGACGAGAGCCCTGCGCGCAGGACCGACGCGCCACCAACGCCGTGCTCACCGATGCCGGCTGGGAGAAGGTCGTCGCGACCGCGCCCGGGCACGTGGCCACCGTGCGGCAGCACGTCGTCGACGCGCTCACGCCCGAGCAGGTCGAGCAGCTCGGCGAGATCACCGCCGCCCTGCTGACCCGCCTCGACCCGGACGGGCGCATGGCCGCGCTCGCCTACGCGAACGAGGAACTGCCGGACGCTCCCTGACGTCGTGGCGCGAGCCGCCCGGCCGGGTCTGCCTCCGTCAGCGCGGGGCGAACGTGCGGCGGTGCTGCGACGGGCTCGTGCCGAAGCGCCGGGCGAAGTGCTCGCGCAGCGACGCCGCAGAGCCGTAGCCGACCTGCCGGGCGACCGACTCGACGGTGTGGTCGGTGCGTTCGAGCAGCTCGGTGGCGCGCAGCAGGCGCTGCTCGAGCAGCCAGGCGCCCGGGCTCGTGCCCGTGCGCGCCTGGAACCGCCGCGTGAACGTCCGGCGGGACATCGACGCCCGCGCGGCCCATGCGTCCAGGTGCAGCGAGGCCTCGAGGTGCGCGAGCGCCCAGGTCATGGCCGTCCCGATGGCGTCGTCCCCGGGGCGGACGACCGGGGTCGGGATGAACTGGGCCTGCGTCCCGTCGCGGTGCGGGGCCAGCACCAGCGAGCGGGCGACAGCCGTGGCCGCCGCGGCCCCGCGGTCGGTGCGGACCACGTGCAGGCAGCAGTCGAGCGCCGCGGCCACCCCGGCCGAGGTCACGACGTCGCCCAGGTCGGACCACAGGACGTCCGAGCGCACCCGCACGGCCGGGTGGCGCTCGGCGAGCGCGGCCGCCGCGTCCCAGTGGGTGGCCACCTCGCGCCCGTCGACGATCCCCGACGCGGCGACGGGGAAGGCGCCGAGGCACAGCCCCACCACGCGGGCGCCCCGGGCGTGCGCGGCCCGCACGGCCGCCAGCAGCTCCTCGGGAGCCGGGACCTCGCGGTCCCAGCTCGGCAGGACGACGGTGTCCGCGCGGGCGAGCTCCTCGAGCCCGCGCCGGACGACGACCTCGTCCCCGGTGGAGGTGGGCAGCACGCCCGGCCGCTGCGCGCACGTGCGCACCAGGTACGTGCCGCCGAACTGCTCCAGCGCACGGTTCGTCAGCACGAGCGCGGGCACGGACAGGTGGAACGGGCTGATGCCCGGGAAGGCGACGACGGCCACCCGGTGCGTCGGACCCGGGGTCGTGTCCGTGATCATCGTCCGATCCTGCCCCGTCCGGTGGCCCGGATCCAGCGGACGATGGCATCCGGGCCACTCGCCGTGCCGCACCCGGCCGGTGAGCCTGGAGGCATGACGACCTCGTTCACCGCCACCCTGATCGGCGGACCGACCCTGCGGTTCACCTACGCGGGACGGACCCTGCTGACCGACCCGACCTTCGACGACCCCGGCGAGCACCCCGGTCCGGTCACCCTGCGCAAGACCACCCCGCCCGCCCTGCCCGCCGACGAGGTCGGCCCGGTCGACGTCGTGCTGCTCTCGCACGACCAGCACGCCGACAACCTCGACGTGGCCGGGCGCGCGTTCCTCGCCCGCGTCCCGTTGGTGCTGTCGACACCGCTCGCGGCGAGCCGGGTCGAGGGGGTCGTCGGGCTCGAACCGTGGCAGCGGACCACGTTGCCCGCGGTGCCGGGGCGTCCGTCGGTGCAGGTCACCGCCGTCCCGGCGCAGCACGGCCCGGTCGGTTGCGAACCGGTCAGCGGGCCCGTGACGGGGTTCGTGCTGCAGGCCGAGGGCGAGCCGACCGTGTACGTCTCCGGCGACAACGCCTCCGTCGAGGTGGTCGGCGCCATCGCCGCCCGGTTCGACGACGTGCGCGTCGCGGTCCTGTTCGTCGGTGCGGCGAACGTGGGCCGGTTCGGCGAGCACCCCGTCACCCTCGACGCCGTGCGGGCGCTCGCGGTCGCGCGGCTGCTGCCGCAGGCGGTCATCGTCCCGGTGCACGCGGAGGGGTGGGCGCACTTCACGGAGTCGACGGATGAGCTGACCCGTGCGTTCGCCGGCACGCAGGAGGCTCCTCGGCTGCACGTGCTGTCGCGCGGCGTGCAGGTCTCCCTCTCCCGCTGACGCGTCCGCAACCGGGCGGGCCGGCCCGCCCGGCGGGTGGCCGGCAGGCGGGGTGGAAGCCCGGTGAAGGGCCTCCACCCGCGACGCTCAGTCGAGGGCGTCGGTCAGGGTGAACGCCTCGGGGAGCGCGGTGCGGACCTTGGCAGGGGTGTCCTCCCAGCCCTCGACCGCCACGCACGGCACGCCGGTGGCGATGACCGGGTAGTCGTTGCCGCCCTCGTCGAGGCGGTCGCCGAAGAACACGGCGTCCTGCGGCGTCAGGCCCAGACCCTCGAGGAGCCGGTTCACGCCGTACGCCTTGTCGATGCCCTTGCGGGTGATGTCGACCGAGGTCGAACCGCCCGAGCGGACCTCCAGGTCGGGCAGACGGTCGGCGGCGTAGGCGCGCAGCGACTCCTTCTTGCGCCCGTCCGGGTCCCAGGCCTTCTTGGCGTCGACCGGGGCGGCCTGGCCCAGGGCCGAGAACGTCACCTGGCTGCCGCGCAGCTCGATGCGGTCGCCCCAGGTGTCCGCCTCCCACAGGCCGAGCGCGCGGGCACCCTCCTCGACGATCGCCGCGGCACGCGCGAGCTCGTCCTGCGTCAGCGGGTCGGAGTAGACCTCACGCCACGACTCGCCGTCGCTGACCAGGTAGCGGGTGCCGCACGTCGGCAGCACGTGCAGGGCGCGCAGCGCCTCCGGGTCGTCGATCGAAGCGAGGAGCTGGGTGTCGAACTGCTCGAACCGTCCGCCGGAGATGATCGCCACCTGCGCCACCCGCGTGAGGGCGACGATCATGTCGACGATGGTCGGGTCGACCTTGCTCTTGGACGGAGCGAGCGTGTCGTCGAGGTCGAAGATGGCGAGCGCGTATCCCATGGGCGCATAGCCTCACACACCGGGCGGGGCCGACGCACATCCCGAGGTGTCGGCCGCAGCCGACGCCGACACCGCCCGACACTGCCCGACACTGCCCGTCCCCGCCCCGACTCAGGAGTCGAAGCCGAGACCGAGCGCGTCGAGCGTGCGCAGCAGGAGGTTCCGCTGTCCGCCGCGGTGGTCGGCCCTGTCGAGCGACCACTTGGTCAGGCCGACGCCGATCGCGGCGACCGGCTCGGGCGGGAAGGGCAACGGGCGTTCACGCACCATGCGCAGCGCGGTGCGTTCGGTCTCCTCGCCGCCGAGCAGGTCGAGCATCACGTCGGCGGCGAACCGGGTGGCGCCCACACCCAGCCCGGTGAACCCGCTCGCGTACGCGACGCGTCCGGCACGTGCGGTGCCGAAGAACGCGCAGAACCGGGTGCACGTGTCGATCGCGCCACCCCAGCCGTGCGTGAAACGCACGCCCTCGAGCTGCGGGAACGTGGTCAGGAAGTGGCTCGCGAGCCGTTCGTGCGTCGCCGGTCGGTGGTCGTGGCCGGCGCGCATCCGTGCGCCGTAGTGGTAGATCGCGTCGTACCCGCCGAACAGGATCCGGTCGTCGTGGCTGAGGCGGTAGTAGTGGAACTGGTTGGCCAGGTCGGCGACACCCTGCCGGTGCGTCCAGCCGATCGAGGCCAGCTGCTCGCCGGTCAGCGGTTCGGTCATCAACGCGTGGTCGTACACCGGCACGGTCATGAGGCGGTTGCGCCGCAGCAGGGACGGGAACACGTTCGTGGCCAGCACGGCGTGCCGTGCCCGCACCTGGCCGAGGTCGGTGCGGACCACGACACGGTCGCCGTCGGTCTCCAGTGCGCGGACCACGGACCGCTCGAACAGGCGCGCCCCGAGGTCCGTCACGGTGCGGGCCAGCTCGAGGCCGAGGCGCGCAGGGTGCACGAGCGCGGTCGTGCGCTCGTCCCACCGGCCGCCCAGGTAGGTGGGGGAGTCGATCTCGGCGCGGACCGCGTCCCGGTCGAGCGTGCGCGCGCCCGGCTCGTCCCCCTCGGCCAACCAGGCGACCTGGTGCGGCTCGACCGCCACCGAGAGCGTCCCCGTGCGCTCGAAGTCGCAGTCCCAGGCGTACCGCGCGACGGTCGCCTCGATGTCGTCCAGGTTCTGCAGGCCGAGCCGGTCGAGCGTGGCCAGCTCCTCGGGCCACCGTCGCTGCCCGTTCTCCTCGCCGTGCGTCAGGCTCGCCTCGCAGAACCCGCCGTTGCGGCCCGAGGCGGCCCATGCGACCCGCCGCCCCTCGAGCACCACGACCGACCGGCCGGGCTCGCGCTCGAGCGCGCGCAGCGCGGTCCACAGGCCCGCGTATCCGCCGCCCACCACGACCAGGTCGGCCTCGACCGTGCCCGTCAGCGCGGGATGGTCGACACGCGCGCCGTCGACGTCCTCGAGCCAGAACGCCGCCGGGCGCACCTGGGACAGGGCCTCGCGGACGGCGGCGGGAGCGGGTGCGGATCGTTCGAACACGGTGCTGTGCGTCACGGGGACCTCTGCCTCAACCACGGAGCTGGGATGCGTCGCCAGGCGTCCTCACCTGCGGGGACGCGGGCTGCCGCATCCCCGCAGGCACGGTACCGATGCCGTCGGGCGATGTCGACGACGCGCGGTCACCCGGCGTGCGCGCCC
Coding sequences within:
- a CDS encoding NAD(P)/FAD-dependent oxidoreductase, which gives rise to MTHSTVFERSAPAPAAVREALSQVRPAAFWLEDVDGARVDHPALTGTVEADLVVVGGGYAGLWTALRALEREPGRSVVVLEGRRVAWAASGRNGGFCEASLTHGEENGQRRWPEELATLDRLGLQNLDDIEATVARYAWDCDFERTGTLSVAVEPHQVAWLAEGDEPGARTLDRDAVRAEIDSPTYLGGRWDERTTALVHPARLGLELARTVTDLGARLFERSVVRALETDGDRVVVRTDLGQVRARHAVLATNVFPSLLRRNRLMTVPVYDHALMTEPLTGEQLASIGWTHRQGVADLANQFHYYRLSHDDRILFGGYDAIYHYGARMRAGHDHRPATHERLASHFLTTFPQLEGVRFTHGWGGAIDTCTRFCAFFGTARAGRVAYASGFTGLGVGATRFAADVMLDLLGGEETERTALRMVRERPLPFPPEPVAAIGVGLTKWSLDRADHRGGQRNLLLRTLDALGLGFDS
- a CDS encoding MBL fold metallo-hydrolase, which codes for MTTSFTATLIGGPTLRFTYAGRTLLTDPTFDDPGEHPGPVTLRKTTPPALPADEVGPVDVVLLSHDQHADNLDVAGRAFLARVPLVLSTPLAASRVEGVVGLEPWQRTTLPAVPGRPSVQVTAVPAQHGPVGCEPVSGPVTGFVLQAEGEPTVYVSGDNASVEVVGAIAARFDDVRVAVLFVGAANVGRFGEHPVTLDAVRALAVARLLPQAVIVPVHAEGWAHFTESTDELTRAFAGTQEAPRLHVLSRGVQVSLSR
- a CDS encoding MarR family winged helix-turn-helix transcriptional regulator → MNDTPGPDDATDPAPRWLTPHELRTWVRLAAVVELLPGVLDTQLQRDAELTHFEYFTLAMLSEAPERTLRMTALASRTNATLPRLSHVVSRLEARGFVRREPCAQDRRATNAVLTDAGWEKVVATAPGHVATVRQHVVDALTPEQVEQLGEITAALLTRLDPDGRMAALAYANEELPDAP
- a CDS encoding HAD-IIB family hydrolase — protein: MGYALAIFDLDDTLAPSKSKVDPTIVDMIVALTRVAQVAIISGGRFEQFDTQLLASIDDPEALRALHVLPTCGTRYLVSDGESWREVYSDPLTQDELARAAAIVEEGARALGLWEADTWGDRIELRGSQVTFSALGQAAPVDAKKAWDPDGRKKESLRAYAADRLPDLEVRSGGSTSVDITRKGIDKAYGVNRLLEGLGLTPQDAVFFGDRLDEGGNDYPVIATGVPCVAVEGWEDTPAKVRTALPEAFTLTDALD
- a CDS encoding GlxA family transcriptional regulator, whose amino-acid sequence is MITDTTPGPTHRVAVVAFPGISPFHLSVPALVLTNRALEQFGGTYLVRTCAQRPGVLPTSTGDEVVVRRGLEELARADTVVLPSWDREVPAPEELLAAVRAAHARGARVVGLCLGAFPVAASGIVDGREVATHWDAAAALAERHPAVRVRSDVLWSDLGDVVTSAGVAAALDCCLHVVRTDRGAAAATAVARSLVLAPHRDGTQAQFIPTPVVRPGDDAIGTAMTWALAHLEASLHLDAWAARASMSRRTFTRRFQARTGTSPGAWLLEQRLLRATELLERTDHTVESVARQVGYGSAASLREHFARRFGTSPSQHRRTFAPR